In Deinococcus puniceus, one genomic interval encodes:
- a CDS encoding MDR family MFS transporter has product MTAPTQPGEPAGRIDYAKTLDLPTKRLILVGVLLGLFLSALDQTIVSTAMPKIAQDLNGFSLYSWVTTAYLLTNTALVPIYGKLSDLYGRKPILMIGIVIFLIGSALCGLAGEPFFGNLFGGGMMQLVVFRGLQGVGAAALGAVAFAIIADLFEPIDRPRYQGLFGAVFGLSSVIGPLLGGFLTDQVNWRWVFYVNLPIGLIALAFIYSKMPRLASGLQAKVDWLGAFLILVFTIPLLLALTWGADGNFAWTSPTILGLFALSTVSLIAFLFVESRHESPILPLSLFKNPTFAWGALARFMIGAGFLGAILFLSLYLVQVQGVSATAAGTATIPLTVGLIIGAIGSGQLASRVGRYKFLMLIGLMTSALGFFFLSTLNADSSYGSVITRMVLLGLGLGPALPLYTTAVQLAVKPWEIGVATSAGQFFQQMGSTIGTAIFGAVLTAGLTSNLSTQFAAQAQANTGSVAAQLNTIGTQIKNGTGGTGDRNAAPRSPEQIKASFDALRANVTKAIETGDAAAIKAIGSSALPAEAKAQLTNIPTGGVPAQARPAALAGALSGVNDGEKIAVASARAQKVAFADTISTIYRYAIIVAIIAFLATLMMPNLAIPTRPKGEKAAPVHVEV; this is encoded by the coding sequence ATGACCGCACCCACCCAACCCGGCGAACCCGCTGGGCGCATCGATTACGCCAAAACGCTGGATTTGCCTACCAAACGCCTGATCTTGGTCGGCGTCTTGCTGGGCCTGTTTCTCAGCGCCCTTGACCAGACCATCGTGTCCACGGCCATGCCCAAAATCGCGCAAGACCTGAACGGTTTTAGCCTGTATTCGTGGGTCACCACCGCGTATCTGCTGACCAACACGGCGCTCGTGCCCATTTACGGCAAGCTGTCTGATTTGTACGGACGCAAGCCCATTCTGATGATCGGCATCGTGATCTTCCTGATCGGCAGCGCCCTGTGCGGGCTGGCAGGCGAACCCTTCTTCGGCAACCTGTTCGGCGGCGGCATGATGCAGCTCGTGGTGTTCCGTGGCCTGCAGGGTGTGGGCGCGGCAGCGCTGGGTGCGGTGGCGTTTGCCATCATCGCCGACTTGTTCGAACCCATTGACCGTCCCCGCTATCAGGGCCTGTTCGGAGCCGTCTTCGGCCTCAGCAGCGTCATCGGGCCACTCTTGGGCGGCTTTCTCACCGATCAGGTCAATTGGCGCTGGGTGTTTTACGTCAACTTGCCCATCGGCCTCATCGCTTTGGCGTTCATCTACTCCAAGATGCCGCGCCTCGCTTCCGGGTTGCAGGCCAAAGTGGACTGGCTGGGCGCCTTCCTGATCTTGGTCTTCACTATCCCGCTGCTGCTGGCGCTGACTTGGGGTGCGGACGGCAATTTCGCTTGGACAAGTCCCACCATTCTCGGCTTGTTCGCCCTGAGTACGGTGTCTCTGATCGCCTTCCTGTTTGTCGAAAGCCGCCATGAAAGCCCCATTTTGCCGCTGAGCCTGTTCAAAAACCCCACCTTCGCTTGGGGAGCTTTGGCCCGTTTCATGATCGGCGCGGGCTTTTTGGGGGCCATCCTGTTCCTCAGCTTGTACTTGGTGCAGGTGCAGGGCGTGTCGGCCACCGCCGCCGGAACCGCCACCATTCCGCTCACGGTGGGCCTGATTATCGGGGCCATCGGCAGCGGGCAACTGGCCAGCCGCGTCGGGCGCTACAAATTCCTGATGCTGATCGGCCTGATGACCTCGGCGCTCGGCTTCTTCTTCCTGTCCACCCTGAATGCCGATTCCTCGTATGGCAGCGTTATTACCCGCATGGTGTTGCTGGGCCTCGGCCTCGGCCCCGCGCTGCCGCTGTATACCACTGCCGTCCAGTTGGCCGTCAAGCCTTGGGAAATTGGCGTCGCCACCAGCGCCGGGCAGTTCTTTCAGCAGATGGGCAGCACCATCGGCACAGCCATTTTTGGGGCAGTGCTGACCGCTGGCCTGACCTCTAATCTGTCCACTCAATTTGCGGCGCAGGCGCAGGCCAACACGGGCAGCGTGGCCGCGCAATTGAATACCATTGGCACACAGATCAAAAACGGCACGGGCGGCACGGGTGACCGCAATGCCGCGCCCCGCAGCCCCGAACAGATCAAGGCCAGTTTTGACGCCCTGCGTGCCAACGTGACCAAAGCCATCGAAACGGGCGACGCGGCGGCAATTAAGGCCATTGGGAGCAGCGCCCTGCCCGCCGAGGCCAAAGCCCAACTCACCAACATTCCCACAGGCGGCGTGCCTGCACAGGCCCGCCCCGCTGCGTTGGCCGGAGCCTTAAGCGGCGTCAACGACGGTGAGAAGATTGCCGTCGCCAGTGCTCGCGCCCAAAAAGTGGCGTTTGCCGACACCATCTCCACCATCTACCGCTACGCCATCATCGTGGCTATCATCGCTTTCCTCGCCACCCTGATGATGCCCAATCTGGCGATTCCCACCCGGCCCAAGGGTGAAAAAGCCGCGCCCGTTCACGTTGAGGTTTGA